A genomic window from Bubalus bubalis isolate 160015118507 breed Murrah chromosome 11, NDDB_SH_1, whole genome shotgun sequence includes:
- the LOC112587745 gene encoding beta-2-microglobulin: MARFVALVLLGLLSLSGLDAIQRRPKIQVYSRHPPEDGKPNYLNCYVSGFHPPQIEIDLLKNGEKIKSEQSDLSFSKDWSFYLLSHAEFTPNSKDQYSCRVKHVTLEQPQIVKWDRDL, from the exons ATGGCTCGCTTCGTGGCCTTGGTCCTTCTCGGGCTGCTGTCGCTGTCTGGACTGGACGCCATCCAGC GTCGTCCAAAGATTCAAGTGTACTCAAGACACCCACCAGAAGATGGAAAGCCAAATTACCTGAACTGCTATGTGTCTGGGTTCCATCCACCCCAGATTGAAATCGATTTGCTGAAGAATGGGGAGAAGATTAAATCGGAGCAGTCAGACCTGTCTTTCAGCAAGGACTGGTCTTTCTACCTGCTGTCCCACGCCGAGTTCACTCCCAACAGCAAGGATCAGTACAGCTGCCGAGTGAAACACGTTACTTTGGAACAACCCCAGATAGTTAAGTGGG atCGAGACCTGTAA